One region of Synechococcus elongatus PCC 11801 genomic DNA includes:
- a CDS encoding response regulator: MVYSATDRSTAMLKPVQLLSQLADSKASGCLTVFNQEISWIFYFHEGNVFYGMTSIDPFDCLERNFRLFSAELPAIDRTVRAQVRSLFDQDDLPKANAVYQALSWLRSEGFLNQFQSDLLIKSLIAETLESFLCLEDANHKFLALDSSLPVLTEFALPPLLEEAGNRIQEWVSFSEKVYSPFQRPYLFSQTTSSKFSAEKIQKLGNLLKGYSLRHLAALIHQDEIKLLRSLDPYIQEGVVFLREPQPPFDKLPPLRNSDRTSSRSAFVSQSSTSIANQGSDFTANQKVKIVCIDDSPIILSELRRFLDQDHFEVITIIDSVKALMEVMRIEPDIILLDVGMPNVDGYKFCKVVRNHPNFKNTPIIMVTGNTGLIDRAKAKMSGATDYLTKPFTREGLLNVVEQYVRA, encoded by the coding sequence ATGGTTTACTCTGCCACAGATCGATCAACAGCAATGTTGAAGCCAGTACAGCTCCTTAGTCAGCTAGCTGACTCTAAGGCGAGTGGATGTTTAACCGTCTTCAATCAAGAGATTAGCTGGATTTTCTACTTCCATGAAGGCAATGTCTTTTATGGCATGACCTCAATTGATCCCTTTGACTGCTTGGAGCGCAACTTCCGGCTGTTTAGTGCAGAACTTCCAGCGATCGATCGCACGGTTCGTGCGCAGGTGCGATCGCTCTTTGATCAAGATGATCTCCCCAAAGCGAATGCTGTTTATCAAGCCCTGTCTTGGCTGCGATCGGAAGGGTTTCTGAATCAGTTCCAGTCAGACTTGCTCATTAAGAGTTTAATTGCTGAAACTCTAGAGTCTTTTCTTTGTCTAGAAGACGCAAACCATAAGTTTCTGGCGTTGGATTCCTCGCTGCCTGTTCTGACTGAGTTTGCTTTGCCACCTTTATTAGAAGAGGCTGGAAATCGCATCCAAGAATGGGTCAGTTTCTCAGAAAAAGTCTATTCCCCGTTCCAGCGTCCCTATCTTTTTAGTCAAACGACCAGCAGCAAATTTAGTGCAGAGAAGATTCAGAAGCTCGGTAATTTATTGAAGGGCTATAGCCTGCGTCATCTTGCTGCTCTCATTCATCAAGATGAAATCAAGTTGCTGCGAAGTCTCGACCCCTACATCCAAGAGGGTGTTGTTTTTCTCCGAGAGCCGCAGCCACCCTTTGATAAGCTGCCTCCTCTGCGCAACTCCGATCGCACGTCCTCTCGAAGTGCTTTTGTCAGCCAGTCCTCCACATCGATCGCAAATCAAGGAAGCGATTTCACAGCCAATCAGAAAGTCAAGATTGTCTGTATCGATGACAGCCCGATCATCTTAAGCGAGTTACGACGATTCCTAGATCAAGATCACTTTGAGGTAATTACCATCATCGACTCGGTGAAGGCATTGATGGAGGTCATGCGAATTGAACCTGACATTATCCTGCTCGACGTGGGAATGCCGAATGTTGATGGTTACAAATTTTGTAAGGTTGTTCGAAACCATCCAAACTTCAAAAACACGCCAATTATTATGGTGACAGGCAACACGGGTTTGATCGATCGAGCGAAAGCCAAGATGTCAGGAGCAACTGACTATCTCACGAAGCCTTTCACTCGGGAGGGGTTACTCAACGTTGTTGAGCAGTATGTTCGTGCGTGA
- a CDS encoding response regulator transcription factor: MSTVLVVEDTASEMELITTYLQASGYTVIGANNAQDALSKVDLYKPDVVVTDVVMPGMSGFELCRSLKKNPETEKLPVIVCSSKNQEIDRLWAMKQGADAYVTKPFKQEDLVKAVRSVDS; encoded by the coding sequence ATGAGCACAGTGCTGGTTGTTGAAGATACGGCTTCCGAAATGGAGCTGATTACCACTTACCTACAGGCCAGTGGCTACACCGTGATTGGGGCGAATAACGCCCAAGATGCTTTAAGTAAGGTGGATTTGTACAAACCAGATGTCGTGGTCACGGATGTGGTGATGCCTGGCATGAGTGGTTTTGAACTCTGCCGCAGCCTGAAGAAAAATCCTGAGACTGAAAAACTGCCGGTGATTGTCTGCAGTTCCAAAAATCAGGAAATCGATCGGTTGTGGGCGATGAAGCAGGGAGCCGATGCTTACGTAACCAAGCCTTTTAAACAAGAGGATTTGGTGAAAGCTGTTCGTTCTGTTGACTCCTAG
- a CDS encoding chemotaxis protein CheW: MNSSLLLGLTPGSLATQSVQSYLRLRLSDVAIAVIPTIEAQEVVMVNPHQLTLMPNMPSTVLGLFNHRNRVVWMIDLPQLLGFPALSFDLRQYAVVVIQVAGQLLGLAIQQVEGLSRLDPSSIQSPVGAVEASLVPYLRGCYLYDQELLLVLDSAAIANSNNLKPQVT, from the coding sequence ATGAATAGCTCGCTCTTGCTTGGCTTGACACCCGGATCGCTAGCCACGCAATCAGTTCAGTCCTATTTGCGGCTCAGACTGAGTGATGTTGCGATCGCCGTCATCCCAACGATTGAGGCTCAGGAAGTCGTGATGGTGAATCCCCATCAGTTGACCCTCATGCCCAACATGCCCAGTACCGTTTTGGGGCTGTTTAACCATCGCAACCGCGTCGTTTGGATGATTGATCTTCCTCAGCTGTTGGGTTTTCCAGCCCTGAGTTTTGATCTCCGGCAATATGCCGTTGTTGTCATCCAAGTTGCGGGTCAATTACTCGGTTTAGCCATTCAGCAAGTTGAAGGTCTCAGTCGACTAGACCCTAGCAGCATCCAGTCACCGGTTGGGGCCGTTGAGGCCAGTTTGGTGCCCTACCTCAGAGGCTGCTACCTGTACGACCAAGAACTGTTGCTGGTACTCGATTCCGCTGCGATCGCGAATAGCAACAACCTCAAGCCTCAAGTCACCTAG
- a CDS encoding pseudouridine synthase — MAERLQKILSQLGVASRRQAEQWIAQGRVTVNGRVAELGQQADLKRDRIHLDGKRLRPKHKPEACYLLLHKPVGVVSTCRDPQRRRTVIDLVNPEFRPGLHPVGRLDTDSSGLLLLCNDGELTYRISHPRFHIEKTYRVWVEGHPPESVLEHWRSGVWLEDGQTLPAGVKALHQRAESTLLEVILHEGRNRQIRRVAEYLGHPVLRLTRIAIGPLRLGSLQPGQYRSLTAAEVHRLRQLAQGT, encoded by the coding sequence ATGGCCGAACGGCTGCAGAAAATTTTGTCACAACTGGGTGTCGCCTCACGTCGGCAGGCAGAACAATGGATTGCCCAGGGACGCGTTACCGTCAATGGCCGAGTGGCTGAACTGGGTCAACAGGCTGACTTAAAGCGCGATCGCATTCACTTAGATGGGAAGCGACTCCGACCGAAACACAAACCTGAGGCTTGCTATCTGCTCTTGCATAAGCCCGTAGGCGTGGTTTCCACCTGTCGCGACCCACAGCGGCGGCGCACCGTGATCGATCTGGTCAACCCTGAATTTCGTCCCGGTCTGCATCCCGTTGGTCGGCTCGATACCGATAGTAGTGGCTTGCTCTTACTCTGCAACGATGGTGAACTGACCTATCGGATCAGTCATCCGCGCTTCCACATTGAGAAAACCTATCGCGTTTGGGTCGAAGGACATCCGCCAGAGTCAGTGCTGGAACATTGGCGATCGGGGGTGTGGCTGGAGGATGGTCAGACGCTGCCAGCGGGAGTGAAAGCCCTCCACCAGCGGGCTGAATCGACGCTGTTGGAAGTGATTTTGCACGAAGGACGCAATCGACAAATTCGGCGCGTGGCTGAGTACCTCGGGCATCCGGTTTTGCGGCTGACACGGATTGCGATCGGGCCGCTGCGCTTGGGATCGTTGCAGCCGGGGCAGTATCGTTCTCTAACGGCAGCCGAAGTGCATCGGCTCCGGCAGCTCGCCCAAGGAACCTGA
- a CDS encoding GAF domain-containing protein, protein MSTTQRPENAAPQVGNSTAEHFNQGVIGADLGTPSANGQNSSSTGSKPVRSGLKLKLTLLAIAMGVLPVLGVGMITHSLVNRSITEMAQTSGSATAQQEAEQLKRSLFFTLLWGTGLSALAVGVIAAALASRSSQRLQAVIDALEKLSQGDLNVAVAADGDDEIAVLGQEVNQAATQIQTVLATAEVSREQQRSVTVRVNQLVREITLRLISQSSVADVLNAAVQEARIALGCDRVILYKFDETWAGTVVAESVDPGWPPALHITIDDPCFRKDWIDAYTAGRVQATADIYNAGLTECHLRQLAPLAVRANLVTPVIVEKQLIGLFIAHQCSGPRQWQQFEIDLLTQLATQVGLAMTRALFLEQQVIEANRAKLVRAITSELVVQEDVESVLRTAVQETRRAINADRVVIYEFDKNWSGTIIAESVDSNWPSSLNIVIDDPCFRRDWVEAYAAGRIQATPDIYNAGLTECHLKQLEPLAVKANLVAPIVIEKKLISLFIAHQCSGPRDWQQSEIDLFGQLATQVGLAITRARFLEQQIAETNRAKLVRAITSDLVAQSDVESVLRVAVQETRRALATDRVIVYEFDENWSGTIIAESVDSTWPSSLNIVIDDPCFRRDWVEAYAAGRIQATPDIYNAGLTECHLKQLEPLAVRANLVAPIVIEKKLIALFIAHQCSGTRDWEQSEVDLFGQLATQVGLAITRARFLEQQIAETNRAKLVRAITSDLVAQSDVESVLRVAVQETRRALATDRVIVYEFDENWSGTIIAESVDSTWPSSLNIVIDDPCFRRDWVEAYAAGRIQATPDIYNAGLTECHLKQLEPLAVRANLVAPIVIEKKLIALFIAHQCSGTRTWEQSEIDLFSQLATQLGLAITRARFLEQQVAEANRAKIVRDITSQLVSPTTVDSVLQLAVHATRRALATDRVVVYEFDASWSGTVIAESVNSAWPSALNVTIDDPCFRRDWVEAYAAGRIQATPDIYNAGLTECHLKQLEPLAVRANLVAPIVVEKRLIALFVAHHCAGPRNWQQSEIDLFSQLATQLGLAITRARFLEQQVAEANRAEQIREITSRLLAQASPEDVLQIAVKETRRALSTNRVVVYEFDEAWSGTVVAESVDYEWPSALHVTIDDPCFRRDWVDAYAAGRVQATPDIYNAGLTECHLKQLEPLAVRANLVAPIVVEKKLIALFVAHQCSGPRNWQQSEIDLFTQLATQVGLALARADFLRQAEESRDRAEQLAQEQRQRTEAIQTELIRLLSDVEEASRGDLTVRADISAGEISTVADIFNSLIESLRAVVVQVKASTQKVNASLDSDANSMQRLAADSQSQAEKIKQTLNAVAEMSNSIVAVSNTANQAAEVARKSSETAISSGQTMDETVRSILHLRETVAETAKKVKRLGESSQQISKVISLINQIALQTNLLAINASIEAARAGEEGRGFAVVAEEVGELATRSAAATKEIEQIVEAIQQETNEVVTAMETGTSQVVEGTQLVETAKKNLEEIVFVSQQIDQLVQAISQATVSQSQTSNIVTDLMKEMADFSEEISDTSRHISTSLQSTVAVAQKLKSSVDTFRVGAEE, encoded by the coding sequence ATGTCCACCACCCAACGCCCTGAAAATGCTGCGCCCCAAGTTGGCAACTCCACTGCTGAGCATTTCAATCAAGGTGTGATAGGCGCTGATCTGGGAACCCCCTCAGCCAATGGTCAGAATTCCTCTAGTACTGGCAGCAAGCCCGTCCGCTCAGGATTGAAGTTGAAGCTGACACTGTTGGCGATCGCGATGGGGGTGCTGCCAGTCTTGGGTGTTGGCATGATTACCCACAGTTTGGTCAACCGTTCAATCACGGAGATGGCCCAGACAAGCGGGAGTGCGACTGCGCAACAAGAAGCTGAACAACTCAAGCGCAGCCTCTTCTTCACCCTCTTGTGGGGGACAGGGTTGTCAGCTTTGGCCGTTGGGGTGATTGCCGCGGCCTTAGCCAGCCGTAGTAGCCAACGACTGCAGGCGGTCATCGACGCACTGGAAAAATTGAGTCAAGGGGATTTGAACGTTGCTGTCGCCGCTGATGGGGATGATGAAATCGCGGTGCTTGGGCAGGAAGTCAATCAAGCTGCCACTCAAATTCAAACTGTTCTTGCAACAGCAGAAGTGAGTCGAGAGCAGCAACGCTCGGTCACGGTGCGAGTCAATCAGCTAGTTCGTGAAATCACATTGCGTCTGATTTCTCAATCGAGTGTCGCTGACGTTCTCAACGCTGCGGTTCAAGAAGCTCGGATTGCACTTGGCTGCGATCGCGTCATCCTTTACAAGTTTGATGAAACTTGGGCGGGCACCGTCGTTGCTGAGTCCGTTGATCCAGGTTGGCCACCAGCTCTGCACATCACGATTGATGATCCCTGTTTCCGCAAAGATTGGATTGATGCTTACACAGCGGGTCGTGTGCAGGCGACGGCAGATATTTACAATGCTGGCTTGACGGAATGTCACCTGCGCCAGTTGGCTCCCCTTGCGGTTCGTGCCAACCTCGTTACACCGGTCATCGTTGAGAAGCAACTGATTGGCTTGTTTATTGCCCATCAATGTTCGGGACCGCGCCAGTGGCAACAGTTTGAAATTGATTTGCTCACCCAATTGGCAACGCAAGTCGGTCTGGCGATGACGCGTGCTCTGTTCCTAGAGCAACAAGTGATCGAGGCCAATCGCGCCAAGCTGGTACGGGCGATCACCTCGGAACTTGTGGTTCAAGAAGATGTTGAGAGTGTGCTTCGGACGGCAGTGCAGGAAACCCGTCGTGCCATTAATGCCGATCGTGTCGTCATCTATGAATTTGACAAGAACTGGAGCGGCACAATCATTGCTGAGTCAGTCGATTCAAATTGGCCTTCTTCGCTCAACATTGTCATTGATGACCCCTGCTTCCGACGCGATTGGGTGGAAGCCTACGCAGCAGGTCGAATTCAGGCGACCCCTGACATTTACAATGCGGGCTTGACGGAATGTCACCTCAAGCAATTGGAGCCTCTGGCCGTTAAAGCCAATTTAGTGGCTCCAATCGTGATCGAGAAGAAATTGATTTCACTGTTTATTGCGCACCAATGCTCAGGACCACGTGACTGGCAACAGTCAGAAATTGATCTCTTTGGTCAGCTAGCAACGCAAGTGGGGTTGGCGATCACTCGGGCGCGGTTCCTCGAACAACAAATTGCAGAGACCAATCGTGCCAAATTGGTGCGGGCCATTACCTCGGACTTGGTTGCTCAATCAGATGTTGAGAGCGTGCTGCGAGTAGCGGTGCAAGAAACCCGCCGTGCCCTCGCCACCGATCGCGTCATTGTTTATGAATTTGATGAGAACTGGAGCGGCACAATCATTGCGGAGTCGGTGGACTCAACTTGGCCGTCTTCACTCAACATCGTCATCGATGATCCCTGCTTCCGGCGCGATTGGGTAGAAGCCTACGCAGCAGGTCGGATTCAGGCAACCCCTGATATTTACAACGCTGGCTTGACGGAATGTCACCTCAAGCAGCTGGAGCCTCTGGCAGTCAGGGCCAATCTGGTCGCTCCAATCGTGATCGAGAAGAAACTGATTGCACTGTTTATTGCGCACCAATGCTCAGGGACGCGAGATTGGGAACAGTCAGAAGTGGATCTCTTCGGTCAATTGGCAACGCAAGTGGGGTTGGCGATCACTCGGGCACGGTTCCTCGAACAACAAATTGCAGAGACCAACCGCGCCAAATTGGTGCGGGCCATTACCTCGGACTTGGTTGCTCAATCAGATGTTGAGAGCGTGCTGCGAGTAGCGGTGCAAGAAACCCGTCGTGCCCTCGCCACCGATCGCGTCATTGTTTATGAATTTGATGAGAACTGGAGCGGCACAATCATTGCGGAGTCGGTGGACTCAACTTGGCCGTCTTCACTCAACATCGTCATCGATGATCCCTGCTTCCGACGCGATTGGGTGGAGGCCTACGCAGCAGGTCGGATTCAGGCGACCCCTGACATTTACAATGCGGGCTTGACAGAATGTCACCTCAAGCAATTGGAGCCTCTGGCAGTCAGGGCCAATCTGGTCGCTCCAATCGTGATTGAGAAGAAACTGATTGCATTGTTTATTGCGCACCAATGCTCAGGGACTCGAACCTGGGAGCAATCAGAAATCGATCTTTTCAGTCAGCTAGCAACACAGCTCGGCTTAGCGATTACTCGCGCTCGCTTCCTTGAACAACAAGTCGCTGAGGCGAACCGTGCCAAAATCGTTCGGGATATTACCTCACAGCTCGTCTCACCCACGACGGTTGATAGTGTCTTGCAACTGGCTGTTCATGCGACGCGTCGTGCCCTTGCCACCGATCGCGTGGTGGTCTATGAGTTTGATGCCAGTTGGAGCGGCACTGTTATTGCGGAGTCAGTGAACTCCGCTTGGCCTTCAGCCTTAAATGTCACGATTGATGACCCCTGTTTCCGGCGCGATTGGGTGGAGGCCTATGCAGCAGGTCGAATTCAGGCAACCCCTGATATTTACAACGCTGGCTTGACGGAGTGTCACCTCAAGCAACTGGAGCCATTGGCAGTTAGAGCAAATCTGGTTGCTCCGATTGTGGTGGAGAAAAGGCTGATCGCTCTCTTTGTCGCGCACCACTGCGCTGGACCTCGCAATTGGCAACAGTCTGAAATTGATCTTTTCAGTCAGCTGGCAACACAGCTCGGCTTGGCAATTACCCGCGCTCGCTTCCTCGAACAACAAGTTGCTGAGGCTAACCGTGCTGAGCAGATTCGTGAGATTACATCTAGACTTCTTGCGCAAGCAAGTCCAGAAGATGTCCTCCAAATCGCAGTCAAAGAGACCCGCCGAGCGCTCTCCACTAACCGTGTGGTTGTTTATGAATTTGATGAAGCCTGGTCTGGCACAGTCGTGGCTGAATCGGTGGACTACGAGTGGCCATCAGCATTGCACGTTACCATTGATGACCCTTGCTTCCGGCGCGATTGGGTCGACGCCTATGCGGCTGGCCGCGTTCAAGCCACTCCAGACATCTACAATGCTGGCTTGACGGAATGTCATCTCAAGCAACTGGAGCCTTTAGCTGTTAGAGCGAATCTCGTTGCTCCAATCGTGGTGGAGAAAAAACTGATTGCCCTGTTTGTGGCGCACCAATGCTCGGGCCCGCGCAACTGGCAGCAATCAGAAATTGATCTCTTCACCCAGCTTGCAACACAAGTCGGTTTGGCCTTGGCTCGGGCTGATTTCCTCCGGCAGGCCGAAGAGTCCCGCGATCGCGCAGAACAGTTGGCACAAGAGCAACGCCAGCGGACTGAAGCCATTCAAACAGAGCTGATTCGGCTGCTCAGTGATGTTGAAGAAGCATCCCGGGGTGACCTAACGGTTCGGGCAGATATCTCAGCTGGAGAAATTAGTACTGTTGCTGACATTTTCAACTCCTTGATTGAGAGTTTGCGCGCAGTTGTGGTGCAAGTGAAAGCTTCCACCCAGAAGGTGAATGCTTCTCTGGATAGCGATGCCAACTCGATGCAACGTCTAGCTGCTGACTCCCAAAGTCAAGCCGAGAAGATTAAACAGACGCTGAATGCTGTAGCGGAGATGTCCAACTCCATCGTTGCCGTCTCCAACACAGCAAACCAAGCTGCTGAGGTGGCTCGGAAGTCGTCTGAGACGGCAATCAGCAGTGGTCAAACCATGGATGAAACCGTACGGAGCATCCTCCACTTGCGCGAAACAGTTGCTGAGACTGCGAAAAAAGTGAAACGACTGGGTGAGTCTTCACAACAGATCTCCAAGGTAATTTCGCTGATTAACCAGATCGCCCTTCAGACCAACCTCTTGGCAATTAACGCCAGTATTGAGGCGGCACGAGCTGGCGAAGAAGGTCGAGGCTTTGCAGTCGTTGCAGAGGAGGTGGGTGAGCTGGCAACCCGCTCTGCTGCTGCTACCAAAGAAATTGAGCAGATTGTTGAAGCCATTCAACAAGAAACCAATGAGGTGGTGACTGCCATGGAAACGGGCACGAGCCAGGTGGTTGAAGGGACGCAACTTGTCGAAACGGCGAAGAAAAATCTTGAGGAAATCGTGTTTGTGTCTCAACAGATTGACCAATTGGTTCAAGCCATTTCACAAGCAACAGTCAGTCAGTCTCAAACTTCGAACATTGTGACTGACCTGATGAAAGAGATGGCAGACTTCTCTGAAGAAATCTCGGATACATCCCGCCATATCTCGACTTCCCTTCAGTCGACTGTTGCCGTTGCTCAAAAACTCAAATCCTCCGTTGATACCTTTAGAGTGGGTGCTGAGGAATAG
- a CDS encoding response regulator transcription factor: MIFNSPAEPMDSLTVAPPASSPASRILVVEDEAVIRDMVALVLQQEGFTVEVAADGQTALNYFRGESPEVSVSADSPDLIVLDLMLPAVNGLDFCRLLRRQGITIPILMLSAKDTETDRVVGLEIGADDYLTKPFGTRELVARCRALLRRSQNPATEAPMVLCYEGLKLFPDQCRVLLDDRELTLSPKEFRLLELFMRHPRRVWSRDQLLEKIWGLDFMGDSKTIDVHIRWLREKIEANPSNPTYLLTVRGFGYRLG; encoded by the coding sequence ATGATCTTCAACTCTCCGGCAGAACCCATGGACTCGCTGACCGTTGCGCCCCCAGCGTCGTCTCCTGCGTCACGCATTCTGGTTGTCGAAGATGAAGCAGTGATCCGGGACATGGTGGCTCTGGTACTACAGCAAGAGGGGTTTACGGTTGAAGTCGCTGCAGATGGCCAGACAGCACTGAACTATTTCCGGGGCGAGAGCCCAGAGGTGAGTGTTTCTGCAGACAGCCCCGATCTCATTGTTCTTGACCTGATGTTGCCCGCGGTCAATGGCTTGGACTTTTGTCGTTTGCTGCGACGGCAGGGAATCACCATTCCGATCTTGATGCTCAGCGCCAAGGACACAGAGACTGATCGCGTAGTGGGATTAGAGATAGGGGCTGATGACTATCTTACAAAACCCTTTGGGACCCGCGAGTTGGTGGCTCGCTGTCGAGCCTTATTGCGGCGTAGCCAAAATCCAGCGACTGAAGCGCCGATGGTCCTCTGTTACGAAGGACTCAAACTCTTCCCCGATCAATGCCGCGTGTTACTGGATGACCGTGAGCTGACGCTGTCCCCCAAGGAATTTCGCTTGCTGGAGCTGTTCATGCGTCATCCGCGCCGTGTTTGGTCCCGTGATCAGTTGCTTGAAAAAATTTGGGGGCTCGATTTTATGGGGGATAGTAAGACCATCGACGTCCATATCCGTTGGCTGCGCGAAAAAATTGAAGCCAACCCTAGCAACCCAACCTATCTACTCACCGTTCGAGGCTTTGGCTATCGCCTCGGCTAG
- a CDS encoding helix-turn-helix domain-containing protein translates to MLFRRSRSTPPSVEQWQQRFQSTGLLLREQREKLGLTLEELAQLTRIQRRQLWAIEEGRSESLPERVYIQGMVRRYADALGLDGQQYADDLRSLITLPVTSSDRPSDQPLGRLRTWQWYLLYLLFVLLAVNGLSWLMRRAALQGVNLEQPIPALPVEDFLPTPPPKPRPPQQQAQPLETAPPNLAEQLRQIPAMPAPVR, encoded by the coding sequence ATGTTGTTTCGTCGCTCACGCTCTACTCCTCCCTCGGTTGAACAATGGCAGCAGCGTTTTCAGTCGACGGGACTGCTGCTACGTGAGCAGCGTGAAAAATTAGGTCTGACCCTTGAGGAACTCGCGCAGCTGACGCGGATTCAACGACGCCAGCTTTGGGCGATCGAAGAAGGACGCAGTGAGAGTTTGCCAGAACGGGTCTATATCCAAGGAATGGTGCGGCGCTATGCCGATGCTCTAGGTCTGGATGGCCAACAGTACGCCGATGATCTGCGATCTCTGATTACCTTGCCAGTTACCAGCAGCGATCGCCCCAGTGATCAGCCGCTCGGTCGCCTACGCACTTGGCAGTGGTACTTGCTCTATCTGTTGTTTGTCTTGCTGGCAGTCAATGGCTTGAGCTGGCTGATGCGTCGCGCTGCCCTGCAAGGGGTGAATTTAGAACAACCGATTCCGGCGCTACCAGTCGAAGACTTTTTGCCGACTCCACCCCCCAAGCCCCGGCCTCCCCAGCAGCAGGCGCAGCCCCTTGAGACCGCACCACCCAACTTGGCTGAGCAACTGCGTCAAATTCCAGCGATGCCTGCCCCGGTTCGATAA
- a CDS encoding sensor histidine kinase yields MAVWEFALGLLTAGLWRWSRRWRSPVKVAPVLPEDNSLEQQLKQLRTDLSDRDRLFEDLPTSFLLLDADNWVLEANRSARVLLALPPEDYCRPLLEVVRSYELDRLVARCRAAETPQTDRWTLTPVNPDPLQVVPQTPRPVQGQAIPLSNGQIGVLLEDRQELVDLAQQRNRWVSDVAHELKTPLTSIRLLAEALRDRLQDEPQAWVDRLLGETQRLGHLVQDLLELSRLEQGPSGLQKLEAIDLVALLESVHSSLEPLAEPLRLGWAYQGPDQGFVRGDRQRLYRLWLNLLDNAIRHSPSGGCLYVELRQRGDTWICDLYDDGPGFADVDLPYLFERFYRGDPSRVRPVSPSATSQGSGLGLAIARQIVEAHQGRISARNHPVTGGAWIRVQLPQEPSLTPAPKIGAGRRSG; encoded by the coding sequence ATGGCTGTCTGGGAATTTGCGCTAGGGCTATTGACTGCGGGCTTGTGGCGATGGTCTCGCCGCTGGCGATCGCCCGTGAAGGTTGCCCCCGTCCTGCCAGAGGATAACTCCCTAGAGCAGCAGCTGAAGCAGCTGAGGACGGATCTCAGCGATCGCGATCGCCTCTTCGAAGACCTTCCGACTAGTTTTCTATTGCTGGATGCCGATAACTGGGTGCTGGAGGCGAACCGTTCAGCGCGCGTGCTCTTGGCCTTGCCACCCGAGGATTACTGTCGCCCCCTATTAGAAGTCGTCCGCTCCTACGAACTCGATCGCTTGGTGGCTCGTTGCCGGGCAGCCGAAACGCCACAGACCGATCGGTGGACCTTGACGCCCGTCAATCCCGATCCCCTGCAAGTTGTGCCCCAAACACCACGGCCGGTACAGGGGCAGGCCATTCCCTTGAGCAATGGTCAGATTGGAGTTCTGCTTGAAGACCGTCAGGAACTGGTGGACTTGGCACAGCAACGCAATCGTTGGGTCTCAGATGTTGCTCACGAGTTGAAAACCCCCCTAACCTCCATTCGTCTCCTCGCCGAAGCCCTGCGCGATCGCCTGCAGGATGAGCCCCAAGCCTGGGTCGATCGCTTACTGGGGGAAACGCAGCGACTGGGACACCTTGTGCAGGATCTCCTAGAACTCAGTCGCTTGGAACAAGGGCCGAGTGGCCTGCAGAAGCTGGAGGCGATCGATTTAGTTGCTCTGTTGGAATCCGTGCACAGTAGCTTGGAGCCTCTGGCAGAACCGCTGCGCTTGGGATGGGCCTATCAAGGCCCCGATCAGGGTTTTGTACGGGGCGATCGCCAACGTCTCTACCGGCTCTGGCTCAACCTGTTAGATAACGCCATCCGCCACAGCCCCAGCGGTGGCTGCCTCTACGTAGAGCTGCGGCAGCGGGGCGACACTTGGATTTGCGATCTCTACGATGATGGCCCCGGCTTTGCCGATGTCGATTTGCCCTACCTCTTCGAGCGGTTTTATCGCGGCGATCCGTCCCGAGTTCGGCCGGTCTCACCCAGCGCGACTAGCCAGGGCAGTGGACTCGGTCTTGCGATCGCTCGCCAAATTGTTGAGGCACATCAAGGTCGCATTTCCGCACGCAATCATCCGGTCACGGGGGGGGCTTGGATTCGCGTGCAGCTTCCCCAAGAGCCATCCCTCACACCTGCGCCTAAGATCGGAGCAGGACGTCGCAGCGGTTGA